From Streptomyces yatensis, one genomic window encodes:
- a CDS encoding response regulator: protein MTLGSGPGGLLEVLVVDDDVRVARVNAAYVGKVAGFRIAGQAHSAAEALAVLETTPVDLVLLDHYLPDETGLSLVRRLRQLGHHTDIIMVTAARDIATVQAAMRHGALQYLVKPFTFAGLRAKLEGYAALRRALEGDGEAGQDQVDRIFGALGGASAGPAELPKGHSALTADLVREVLRGAEGPLSAQEVAERSSLSRQTAQRYLKLLERTGRVRLSLKYGETGRPEHRYVWV, encoded by the coding sequence ATGACCCTTGGATCCGGACCGGGCGGGCTCCTGGAGGTGCTGGTCGTGGACGACGACGTCCGGGTGGCCCGGGTGAATGCCGCATACGTCGGGAAGGTGGCCGGTTTCCGCATTGCGGGGCAGGCGCACTCCGCCGCCGAGGCGCTGGCCGTCCTGGAGACCACCCCCGTCGACCTGGTACTGCTCGACCACTATCTGCCGGATGAGACGGGGCTGTCCCTGGTGCGGCGGCTGCGGCAGCTCGGCCACCACACCGACATCATCATGGTGACCGCGGCCCGCGATATCGCGACCGTCCAGGCGGCGATGCGCCATGGCGCGCTGCAGTACCTGGTCAAGCCCTTCACCTTCGCGGGGCTGCGCGCCAAGTTGGAGGGGTACGCGGCGCTGCGCCGTGCGCTGGAGGGCGACGGCGAGGCCGGACAGGACCAGGTGGACCGGATCTTCGGCGCCCTGGGAGGCGCATCGGCCGGCCCCGCGGAGCTGCCCAAGGGCCACTCGGCGCTCACCGCCGATCTCGTACGGGAGGTGCTGCGGGGCGCCGAGGGCCCGCTGTCGGCACAGGAGGTGGCCGAGCGCTCCTCGCTGAGCCGCCAGACCGCACAGCGCTATCTGAAGCTGCTGGAGCGCACGGGTCGGGTGCGGCTCAGTCTGAAATACGGCGAGACCGGCCGCCCCGAGCATCGGTATGTGTGGGTCTGA
- a CDS encoding solute symporter family protein, with product MTGDQRSLALLLFGVFVAATLGITTWAGRRRHGSPEEFYAGGRLFSPMENGFAIAGDYLSAASFLGISGLIALFGYDGVLYCVGFFVAWLVVLLLVAELVRNCGRFTLADVLAARMRERPVRIAAGISSVTVCVLYLVAQMVGAGSLVALLIGETGGRARAWTVIGVGTLMVVFVALGGMRATTWIQIVKAVLLMGGAIALTTLVLVRFRGDLDALLSTAAHNSGHGVDFLAPGLSYGGGWTARLDFVSLGLALVLGTAGLPHILSRFYTVPTARAARRSVIWAIGLVGGFYLMTIVLGFGAAAVLGTDAVRASNAAGNTAVPLLALDLGGGAGSTGGTVLFAVVAAIAFATILAVVAGITLASSASVAHDLYGSLSRRAGRTPRGEVVVARIAAVGIGAAAIGLGLLADDLNVAFLVGLAFAAAASANLPVLLYSLFWRRFTARGAVWSVYGGLLPAVVLVVLSPVVSGDPDAIFSGVDFHLFPLQNPGLVSVPLGFLAGWLGTVTSSAPADVPGHAAQHAETEVRALTGAGAA from the coding sequence GTGACGGGTGATCAGCGGAGCCTGGCGCTGCTGCTCTTCGGCGTCTTCGTGGCGGCCACCCTGGGGATCACCACCTGGGCGGGGCGCCGACGGCACGGCTCGCCGGAGGAGTTCTACGCGGGCGGTCGGCTGTTCTCCCCGATGGAGAACGGGTTCGCCATCGCGGGTGACTACCTGTCCGCCGCGTCCTTCCTCGGCATCTCCGGACTCATCGCGCTCTTCGGCTACGACGGGGTGCTCTACTGCGTGGGCTTCTTCGTGGCCTGGCTGGTGGTCCTGCTGCTGGTGGCCGAACTCGTCCGCAACTGCGGCCGGTTCACCCTGGCCGATGTGCTGGCCGCCCGGATGCGGGAGCGCCCGGTGCGGATCGCCGCGGGCATCTCCTCGGTCACGGTCTGTGTGCTCTATCTCGTGGCCCAGATGGTCGGCGCCGGCAGTCTGGTCGCCCTGCTGATCGGGGAGACGGGCGGCCGCGCCCGCGCCTGGACGGTGATCGGCGTAGGCACCCTGATGGTGGTCTTCGTGGCGCTGGGCGGGATGCGGGCCACGACCTGGATCCAGATCGTGAAGGCCGTGCTGCTGATGGGCGGGGCGATCGCGCTGACCACCCTGGTCCTCGTCCGCTTCCGCGGCGATCTCGACGCCCTGCTCAGCACCGCGGCGCACAACAGCGGGCATGGCGTGGACTTCCTCGCCCCCGGCCTCAGCTACGGCGGAGGCTGGACCGCCCGGCTGGACTTCGTGAGCCTCGGCCTGGCCCTGGTGCTGGGCACCGCCGGACTGCCGCACATCCTCTCGCGCTTCTACACCGTGCCCACCGCCCGCGCCGCCCGCCGCTCGGTGATCTGGGCGATCGGGCTGGTCGGCGGCTTCTACCTGATGACGATCGTGCTCGGTTTCGGCGCCGCGGCCGTGCTGGGCACCGATGCCGTACGGGCCTCCAACGCGGCCGGGAACACGGCCGTTCCGCTGCTGGCACTCGACCTCGGCGGCGGCGCCGGATCGACCGGGGGCACGGTGCTGTTCGCGGTCGTCGCGGCCATCGCCTTCGCCACCATCCTCGCCGTCGTCGCCGGGATCACCCTCGCCTCCTCGGCCTCCGTCGCCCATGACCTGTATGGCTCGCTGAGCCGGCGGGCGGGCCGCACCCCGCGCGGCGAGGTGGTGGTCGCGCGGATCGCCGCGGTGGGGATCGGGGCGGCCGCGATCGGGCTCGGGCTGCTCGCCGACGACCTCAATGTGGCGTTCCTGGTGGGGCTCGCGTTCGCCGCCGCCGCGTCGGCGAACCTCCCGGTGCTGCTGTACTCGCTGTTCTGGCGGCGGTTCACCGCCCGCGGCGCGGTGTGGTCGGTCTACGGGGGGCTGCTGCCGGCGGTGGTGCTGGTGGTGCTCTCCCCGGTGGTCTCCGGTGACCCGGACGCGATCTTCTCGGGGGTGGACTTCCACCTCTTCCCGCTGCAGAACCCGGGCCTGGTCTCGGTGCCCCTCGGGTTCCTCGCGGGCTGGCTCGGGACGGTCACCTCATCCGCGCCCGCCGACGTCCCCGGCCATGCCGCCCAGCACGCCGAAACGGAGGTGCGGGCCCTCACGGGGGCGGGCGCGGCCTGA
- a CDS encoding DUF485 domain-containing protein yields the protein MHNARDTGAARVEDPWYDALASGRGEPDDTDSAARPARPPAAREVYTEVHGSAAFQEVRRRYRRFVFPAAAAFLLWYLAYVVAATAAPGLMARPVVGTLNVAMVAGLGQFATTFLLTWAYARHARLRRDRVALELRWVTQEMMRGRGR from the coding sequence ATGCACAACGCTCGCGATACGGGAGCGGCGCGGGTGGAAGATCCGTGGTACGACGCGCTCGCGTCCGGCCGGGGCGAGCCGGACGACACGGACAGCGCGGCTCGGCCCGCGCGTCCGCCCGCCGCCCGGGAGGTCTACACGGAGGTGCACGGCAGCGCCGCGTTTCAGGAGGTGCGCCGGCGCTACCGCCGGTTCGTCTTCCCGGCGGCCGCCGCGTTCCTCCTCTGGTACCTCGCCTATGTCGTCGCGGCGACCGCCGCCCCCGGTCTGATGGCCCGCCCGGTCGTGGGCACCCTGAATGTGGCGATGGTCGCGGGGCTCGGGCAGTTCGCCACCACCTTCCTGCTGACGTGGGCGTACGCCCGGCACGCACGGCTGCGCCGGGACCGGGTCGCGCTCGAACTGCGCTGGGTGACGCAGGAGATGATGCGGGGGCGCGGCCGGTGA